The genomic window CCAAGCAGATACCTGAGCACAAACCACGTGTGAGAAGAGCGCTCCCCTATCCTGCAGTACGCTATCACCTCCTCTCCTGCACCAAGGTGAGCCTCTCCCTCGTAGATCTCCCTGAGCTCCTCAGCACTCTTGAAGGTGCCATCGTCCCGCACGGCCCTCGCCCACGGTACGTTCGCCGCTCCGGGGATGTGTCCTCCCCTCAACGCTCCCT from Rubrobacter calidifluminis includes these protein-coding regions:
- a CDS encoding sulfurtransferase; its protein translation is GALRGGHIPGAANVPWARAVRDDGTFKSAEELREIYEGEAHLGAGEEVIAYCRIGERSSHTWFVLRYLLGYERVRNYDGSWTEWGNSVRAPIER